From Nitratidesulfovibrio vulgaris str. Hildenborough, a single genomic window includes:
- a CDS encoding GNAT family N-acetyltransferase, which translates to MIVREEVPEDIGSIFEVTAKAFATLDISDKREPYVIEALRHAGALSLSLVAVFDGRVIGHVAFSPVAVSDGTEGWFGLGPLSVHPAYPRRGVGTALVREGLARLQSLGAAGCCLVGHPTYYVRFGFMNAPGLNVEGVPPEYLFAMPFKGEVPKGVVTFHEAFEV; encoded by the coding sequence ATGATTGTACGGGAGGAAGTGCCGGAGGACATCGGCAGCATATTCGAGGTGACCGCCAAGGCGTTTGCGACGCTGGACATCAGTGACAAGCGGGAACCATATGTCATCGAAGCCTTGCGTCACGCCGGGGCTCTTTCGTTGTCGCTGGTTGCCGTGTTTGATGGCCGCGTCATCGGCCATGTGGCCTTTTCGCCAGTGGCGGTGTCTGACGGTACGGAGGGCTGGTTTGGCCTTGGCCCCTTGTCGGTGCACCCTGCGTATCCGCGCCGAGGTGTGGGGACGGCACTGGTGCGCGAAGGGCTTGCCCGCCTGCAGTCGCTTGGTGCCGCAGGATGTTGCCTCGTGGGGCACCCCACCTACTACGTCCGTTTCGGGTTCATGAATGCGCCGGGGTTGAATGTCGAAGGCGTCCCGCCGGAGTATCTCTTCGCCATGCCGTTCAAAGGTGAAGTGCCCAAGGGCGTCGTGACCTTTCACGAAGCGTTTGAGGTGTAG
- a CDS encoding RNA recognition motif domain-containing protein, whose protein sequence is MAKTLYVGNLPFSASEDDVRSLFTNYGEVVSVKLIMDRETGRPRGFGFVEMNDGDAGAAIEALDGADFMGRALRVNEAQERAPRPKRAW, encoded by the coding sequence ATGGCCAAGACTCTCTATGTGGGCAACCTGCCCTTCAGCGCTTCTGAAGACGACGTTCGCAGCCTTTTCACCAACTACGGTGAAGTTGTTTCCGTTAAGCTCATCATGGACCGTGAAACCGGTCGTCCCCGTGGCTTCGGCTTCGTGGAAATGAACGACGGCGACGCTGGCGCTGCCATCGAAGCTCTCGACGGTGCCGATTTCATGGGCCGTGCTCTCCGCGTGAACGAAGCGCAGGAGCGTGCCCCCCGTCCGAAGCGCGCTTGGTAG
- a CDS encoding acetyl-CoA carboxylase carboxyl transferase subunit alpha/beta, with translation MDNEKRVQHLVERLGYIRDIFGGKHNENIELLATRLAEFSQRDTGAQGENGPALATLEDLFTFVERKLEAELTPMDKVRIVRHAQRICLRDILENVYDNFTEIGGKDEYSIDPSMLIARAYITRRSGKKTYHQPVMVIGQEKGHGEEFRNGGSVKPWGNAKALHYMKVAETEGIPIHTYVFTPGSFPVEDYPGAAQQIARNLYEMAGLRVPVIAVFSEGGSGGAEAIGLADRRLMLSHGYYSVISPEGGAAIEGRLRHGQRATPELIEKCAQQLRITAADNLRSGYIDHVIDEPPLGARPYHFDFFRTLRQEVIRATDEVLLGVKGFAPLRAMALRRRRKTADLDLDSVYVRWSLSSSAKDRLVARRQRKFLRLARAACKDRRPVMRKAASMWWDMWWDVYSTFKYDLFRKHQQKIAYVLEEVDAEMQVLKEKVLKPWRRITCALPGSGGACEDTARDLTTLSEWDETEQRNGNWSYVSPRAKQDRAITCPNAATHGCLDLWAPDLFGEFAGVCTSCGHHFPMEYQWYLHNVFDEGSVFEFNAEVEAANPLSFEGFDVKLDQAKQKTGLKSGCVTFEARIDNTKVVVAMLVADFRGGSVGAAEGEKFIQAAERAKKKRYPFLAYVHGTAGIRIQEGTNGVIQMPRCTIAVRRYIEAGGLYLVLYDTNSYAGPVASFLGCSPYQFAVRSSNIGFAGPGVIKETTGMDIPPDYHRAYRALSRGHIQGIWDRRDIRANVKQALLTMGGRNLYYR, from the coding sequence ATGGACAACGAGAAGAGAGTACAGCATCTCGTCGAGCGTCTCGGCTACATCCGTGACATCTTCGGCGGCAAGCATAACGAGAATATCGAGCTTCTTGCGACGCGCCTTGCGGAGTTCTCGCAGCGCGATACGGGCGCCCAAGGGGAAAACGGGCCCGCCCTCGCCACACTCGAAGATCTCTTCACCTTCGTGGAGCGCAAACTCGAAGCCGAGCTTACGCCCATGGACAAGGTGCGCATCGTGCGGCACGCGCAGCGTATCTGCCTGCGCGACATCCTCGAGAACGTCTACGACAACTTCACCGAGATCGGCGGCAAGGACGAATACAGCATCGACCCCAGCATGCTCATCGCCCGCGCCTACATCACGCGACGTAGCGGCAAGAAGACCTATCATCAGCCGGTGATGGTCATCGGGCAGGAGAAGGGCCACGGCGAGGAGTTCCGCAACGGCGGTTCCGTCAAGCCGTGGGGCAATGCCAAGGCCCTGCACTACATGAAGGTCGCCGAGACCGAGGGCATTCCCATACACACCTATGTGTTCACGCCGGGTTCGTTCCCGGTGGAGGACTACCCCGGTGCGGCACAGCAGATTGCGCGCAACCTGTATGAGATGGCGGGGCTGCGTGTGCCTGTCATCGCCGTCTTCTCCGAGGGCGGTTCGGGCGGTGCCGAGGCCATCGGCCTTGCAGACAGGCGTCTCATGCTGTCTCACGGCTACTATTCGGTCATTTCGCCCGAAGGGGGCGCCGCCATCGAGGGACGGCTGCGCCACGGTCAGCGGGCCACGCCCGAACTCATCGAGAAATGTGCGCAGCAACTGCGCATCACCGCCGCGGACAACCTGCGGTCGGGGTACATCGACCACGTCATCGACGAACCGCCTCTCGGGGCGCGTCCGTACCACTTCGACTTCTTCCGCACCCTGCGGCAAGAGGTCATCCGCGCCACCGACGAGGTGCTGCTTGGCGTGAAGGGGTTCGCCCCGTTGCGTGCCATGGCCCTGCGCCGTCGGCGCAAGACCGCCGACCTCGACCTCGACAGCGTGTATGTGCGCTGGAGTCTGTCGTCCTCCGCGAAAGACCGCCTCGTGGCGCGCAGGCAGCGCAAGTTCCTGCGCCTCGCCCGCGCCGCATGCAAGGACAGGCGTCCCGTCATGCGCAAGGCCGCGTCCATGTGGTGGGACATGTGGTGGGACGTGTACTCGACCTTCAAGTACGACCTGTTCCGCAAGCACCAGCAGAAGATCGCCTATGTGCTCGAAGAGGTCGATGCCGAGATGCAGGTGCTCAAGGAGAAGGTGCTCAAGCCGTGGCGACGCATCACTTGCGCCCTGCCCGGTTCCGGCGGTGCCTGCGAGGATACGGCCCGCGACCTGACGACCCTTTCAGAATGGGACGAGACCGAGCAGCGTAACGGCAACTGGAGCTATGTGAGCCCCCGCGCCAAGCAGGACAGGGCCATCACCTGCCCCAACGCCGCCACACACGGTTGTCTCGACCTGTGGGCCCCTGACCTGTTCGGTGAGTTCGCCGGGGTGTGCACCTCGTGCGGGCACCATTTCCCCATGGAGTACCAGTGGTATCTGCATAACGTCTTCGACGAGGGCTCGGTGTTCGAGTTCAACGCCGAAGTCGAGGCTGCGAATCCGCTTTCCTTCGAGGGCTTCGACGTCAAGCTCGATCAGGCCAAGCAGAAGACGGGCCTCAAGAGCGGTTGCGTCACGTTCGAGGCGCGTATCGACAACACCAAGGTCGTGGTCGCCATGCTGGTGGCCGATTTCCGTGGTGGTTCCGTCGGTGCCGCAGAGGGCGAGAAGTTCATTCAGGCGGCTGAACGAGCCAAGAAGAAGCGCTACCCCTTCCTCGCCTATGTGCATGGCACGGCGGGCATCCGCATTCAGGAGGGCACCAACGGTGTCATCCAGATGCCGCGCTGCACCATCGCCGTGCGCCGTTACATCGAGGCCGGGGGGCTGTACCTCGTCCTGTACGACACCAACTCCTACGCCGGGCCTGTGGCCAGCTTCCTCGGCTGTTCGCCATACCAGTTCGCCGTGCGGTCATCCAACATCGGCTTTGCGGGGCCCGGGGTCATCAAGGAGACCACGGGCATGGACATTCCCCCCGACTACCATCGTGCCTACCGCGCCCTCTCGCGCGGACACATTCAGGGCATATGGGACCGTCGCGACATCCGCGCCAATGTGAAGCAGGCCCTGCTGACCATGGGCGGCCGCAATCTCTACTACCGGTAG
- a CDS encoding thermonuclease family protein, with product MHDAPVASRGTADKGQHNGYRRPCALAHVCVFVTLTVSFLLAHALPHKAWSNIQTPAQEASANVQTRAASPPTDLHAGTPDTPSASASYAEAKPATTDRKRRHPAIAPDSAYPHGIPDTPVEAIVLRIADGDTIIVDIPGYPPIIGHRIAVRVAGCDTPESNDPRQEMRTLARRATFRTREMAPPGCTVRLHNLKRDKYFRLLADVETPVGDLGTHLIGEGLARPYSGGRKTW from the coding sequence ATGCACGACGCACCAGTCGCCAGTCGTGGCACGGCTGACAAAGGTCAGCACAACGGCTATCGCCGCCCCTGCGCCCTTGCACACGTCTGTGTGTTCGTGACCCTGACCGTATCGTTTCTTCTCGCACATGCCTTGCCACACAAGGCTTGGAGTAACATACAGACTCCGGCACAGGAGGCCTCGGCGAACGTCCAGACGAGGGCTGCCAGTCCCCCGACTGACCTGCACGCAGGCACCCCCGACACGCCATCAGCCTCCGCCTCATATGCCGAGGCGAAACCTGCCACGACAGACCGCAAGCGTCGGCATCCGGCAATCGCGCCGGACAGCGCATACCCCCATGGAATCCCTGACACGCCTGTTGAAGCCATCGTCCTGCGCATCGCCGATGGCGATACCATCATCGTGGACATCCCCGGCTATCCACCCATCATCGGCCATCGAATCGCCGTACGGGTGGCAGGTTGCGACACTCCGGAAAGCAACGACCCCCGGCAGGAGATGCGCACCCTCGCCCGGCGCGCCACCTTCCGTACCCGCGAGATGGCCCCGCCGGGTTGCACCGTGCGCCTTCACAACCTGAAACGTGACAAGTACTTCAGACTTCTCGCCGACGTGGAGACACCAGTTGGCGACCTCGGCACACACCTCATCGGCGAAGGGCTGGCAAGACCCTACTCCGGCGGACGCAAGACGTGGTGA
- a CDS encoding biotin carboxylase N-terminal domain-containing protein, with amino-acid sequence MQTNDHKVLVANRGEIATRIVRACHRLGLEFTCVYTAEDAASGHVRLARELGGANSLYRVSSYHDANELLAVADDAGCTAVHPGYGFFAEDYRFARRVAQRERKLIFIGPSWRVIRELGDKINTKRLARSLGVPTVPGSDKPIYDELEAEKVAQSLYEFQEQQGIRRPLVLVKASAGGGGMGIEEVYDLDLFKSVYRRIRNYALRQFKDEGVLIEQRIRDFNHLEVQIVSDRTGRNPVHFGTRNCSIQSIGLQKRIEVAPGFDPTSIEYGFDAAQVLRDITYHSLAMARKVGYDNVGTWEWIVTRDGHPFLMEVNTRIQVENGVSARIARVNGQEVDLIAEQIRIGLGQPLGYGQEDITFEGVGIEYRLIAEDPDNRFTPWVGRIDAFGWPEEDWARMYTHVPTEEPYDIPTEFDPNLALAIIWGKDLEEVKRRGVSFLEGLTLQGQNKAGDELRSNVNFLRDNTGRILRF; translated from the coding sequence GTGCAGACGAACGATCATAAGGTGCTGGTGGCGAACAGAGGGGAAATCGCTACCCGTATCGTCCGGGCCTGCCACCGGCTGGGTCTGGAGTTCACCTGCGTGTACACGGCGGAGGACGCCGCCTCAGGCCATGTGAGACTCGCCCGTGAACTGGGCGGGGCCAACAGCCTCTATCGGGTGTCCTCCTATCATGATGCCAACGAACTACTCGCCGTCGCCGACGACGCGGGCTGCACAGCGGTGCACCCCGGCTACGGCTTCTTCGCAGAGGACTACCGCTTCGCGCGGCGCGTGGCGCAGCGTGAGCGCAAGCTCATCTTCATAGGCCCCTCGTGGCGCGTCATCCGCGAACTGGGCGACAAGATCAACACCAAGCGCCTCGCGCGCAGTCTCGGCGTGCCCACGGTGCCGGGGTCTGACAAGCCCATCTACGATGAACTTGAAGCCGAAAAGGTCGCACAGAGCCTTTACGAGTTTCAGGAGCAGCAGGGCATCCGCAGGCCTCTCGTGCTGGTCAAGGCCTCTGCCGGCGGCGGGGGCATGGGCATCGAAGAGGTCTACGACCTCGACCTGTTCAAGTCGGTGTATCGCCGCATCCGCAACTACGCCCTGCGTCAGTTCAAGGACGAAGGGGTGCTCATCGAGCAGCGCATCCGCGACTTCAACCACCTCGAAGTGCAGATCGTCTCCGACAGGACAGGGCGCAATCCCGTCCATTTCGGCACGCGCAACTGCTCCATCCAGTCCATCGGCCTGCAGAAGCGTATCGAGGTTGCGCCGGGGTTCGACCCCACCTCCATCGAGTACGGGTTCGACGCGGCGCAGGTGCTGCGCGACATCACCTACCATTCGCTCGCCATGGCGCGGAAGGTCGGCTACGACAACGTGGGTACGTGGGAATGGATCGTCACACGTGACGGTCATCCCTTCCTCATGGAGGTCAACACGCGCATCCAGGTCGAGAACGGCGTCTCCGCCCGTATCGCGAGGGTGAACGGGCAAGAGGTCGACCTCATCGCCGAACAGATTCGCATCGGACTCGGGCAGCCTCTCGGCTACGGTCAGGAGGACATCACCTTCGAAGGTGTCGGCATCGAGTACCGCCTCATCGCTGAAGACCCCGACAACCGGTTCACGCCGTGGGTCGGGCGTATCGACGCCTTCGGCTGGCCCGAAGAGGACTGGGCGCGCATGTATACGCATGTCCCCACCGAAGAGCCCTACGACATCCCCACCGAATTCGACCCCAACCTCGCCCTCGCCATCATCTGGGGCAAGGACCTCGAAGAGGTGAAACGGCGCGGCGTCAGCTTCCTTGAAGGACTGACGTTGCAGGGGCAGAACAAGGCGGGCGATGAGCTGCGTTCCAACGTGAACTTCCTGCGCGACAACACCGGCCGCATCCTGCGGTTCTAG
- a CDS encoding molybdenum cofactor biosynthesis protein MoaE: MDITLTLAELKKKPGFADNVGMVLVHNGVVRGWSRKDHAPVTSVRVTPDRARMDAICRELEARPGIFCILAEAVEGECRPGDDLLFLVVAGDIRENVKAVFAELLDRIKAEAVIKQECTA; this comes from the coding sequence TTGGACATCACTCTCACTCTCGCGGAACTCAAAAAGAAACCCGGGTTCGCCGATAACGTGGGCATGGTTCTGGTACATAACGGTGTCGTGCGAGGCTGGTCGCGCAAAGACCACGCACCCGTCACCTCTGTTCGCGTCACCCCCGACAGGGCACGCATGGACGCCATCTGCCGCGAACTTGAAGCGCGACCCGGCATATTCTGCATACTCGCAGAAGCCGTCGAGGGCGAGTGTCGGCCCGGTGACGATCTTCTCTTTCTCGTCGTCGCTGGCGACATCCGCGAAAACGTCAAAGCCGTTTTCGCTGAACTTCTCGACAGGATAAAGGCCGAAGCCGTCATCAAGCAGGAATGCACGGCCTGA
- a CDS encoding single-stranded DNA-binding protein, translated as MLNKVMIIGRLGRDPELRYAQNGTPIANLRIATDESYVDREGNKVDRVEWHTVVVFQRAAENCANFLGKGSLVFVEGSLQTRKWQDQQGQDRYSTEIKAQRVQFLDRRGEAAQQGEDGGSPRRSFNPTGGRGGQSGQGGQGGRQQNRNNDMGNQAYDDDLGPAFPSEASGMDDVPF; from the coding sequence ATGCTCAACAAAGTGATGATTATCGGAAGACTCGGGCGAGACCCCGAACTGCGTTATGCCCAGAACGGCACCCCCATCGCCAACCTGCGCATCGCCACTGATGAAAGCTACGTCGACCGTGAAGGCAACAAGGTCGACCGTGTCGAATGGCACACCGTCGTCGTGTTCCAGCGTGCCGCCGAGAACTGCGCCAACTTCCTCGGCAAGGGTAGCCTCGTCTTTGTCGAAGGCAGCCTGCAGACACGCAAGTGGCAGGACCAGCAGGGGCAGGACAGGTACAGCACGGAGATAAAGGCGCAGCGCGTGCAGTTCCTCGACCGTCGTGGCGAGGCTGCGCAACAGGGCGAAGACGGCGGTTCGCCCCGTCGTTCGTTCAATCCCACCGGCGGCCGTGGCGGCCAATCCGGTCAGGGTGGGCAGGGCGGTCGCCAGCAGAACCGCAACAACGACATGGGCAACCAGGCCTATGACGACGACCTCGGCCCGGCGTTCCCTTCGGAAGCCAGCGGCATGGACGACGTGCCGTTCTAG
- the infA gene encoding translation initiation factor IF-1 has product MAADDHIEMEGVVEEALPGTLFRVVLENGHEVLAHLCGKMRKFRIRVLPGDKVTVHISPYDLTKGRIARRTTTPSGGPRPARSGNRR; this is encoded by the coding sequence ATGGCAGCTGACGATCATATTGAAATGGAAGGCGTTGTTGAAGAGGCCCTGCCCGGTACGCTCTTCCGTGTCGTGCTGGAAAACGGTCACGAAGTTCTCGCGCACCTGTGCGGCAAAATGCGCAAGTTCCGCATCCGCGTCCTTCCCGGTGACAAGGTCACTGTGCATATCTCCCCTTACGACCTGACCAAGGGCCGCATCGCACGCCGTACGACCACCCCTTCCGGTGGCCCCCGCCCCGCCCGTTCCGGCAACCGTCGCTAG
- a CDS encoding CD3324 family protein: MMAYRNAAAVLPQHLLEEIQKHVDGAFLYIPRRQEQRRRWGENSPAREEMMRRDAAIVADYLEGERVRSLSERYHLSDKAIYRIIANRK; this comes from the coding sequence ATGATGGCATACCGGAACGCAGCTGCGGTACTCCCGCAGCATCTTCTGGAAGAGATACAGAAACACGTCGATGGGGCGTTCCTGTATATCCCGCGTAGACAGGAACAGCGCAGGCGATGGGGCGAGAACAGTCCCGCACGGGAAGAGATGATGCGGCGTGATGCCGCCATTGTCGCAGACTATCTTGAGGGTGAACGCGTCAGGAGTCTCTCTGAACGCTATCACCTCTCCGACAAGGCCATCTACAGGATCATCGCAAACCGGAAGTGA
- the rsgA gene encoding ribosome small subunit-dependent GTPase A, whose product MLSDSGYDEWFAGHGERWLADGLSLARIVAVDRGRCMATGNAGEIAAEVSGRFIHEHDDPADYPCVGDWVALDIHGGLSAGVIHHVLPRRTWLRRRTAGQTGRHQMIAANVDVAFIVQSCHYDFCPNRLERYLFMVREGGVKPVVVLTKTDMVSAEALEGLVAVVHSVADVDVIATSAYSGDGVDAVKAAVEAGKTCCLLGSSGVGKTTLTNLLLGRELFATQHVSATGEGRHQTTRRQMVILSGGGLLVDTPGMREFGVIGPESEEGFVGEAVERLAGSCRFHDCRHEREPGCAVRAALEAGTLSQERYDNYIRLRKEAAFGALSLHERRHRDKNFSKLVKSVKKQR is encoded by the coding sequence ATGCTATCGGATTCGGGATATGACGAATGGTTCGCCGGACATGGAGAAAGGTGGCTTGCAGACGGCCTGTCGCTGGCACGCATCGTGGCTGTGGACCGGGGGCGTTGCATGGCAACGGGAAACGCTGGTGAGATTGCGGCAGAAGTGTCAGGGCGCTTCATCCATGAGCACGACGACCCGGCAGACTATCCCTGCGTCGGGGATTGGGTCGCGCTGGATATTCATGGAGGGCTTTCCGCTGGTGTCATCCATCATGTGCTGCCCCGCCGGACATGGCTGAGGCGAAGGACCGCAGGGCAAACAGGGCGCCACCAGATGATCGCAGCCAATGTCGATGTGGCGTTCATCGTGCAGTCGTGCCACTACGATTTCTGTCCCAACAGGCTTGAGCGCTATCTCTTCATGGTGCGCGAGGGTGGGGTGAAGCCCGTTGTAGTGCTCACCAAGACGGACATGGTCTCGGCAGAAGCCCTCGAGGGGCTGGTCGCAGTCGTGCACAGCGTGGCGGATGTCGATGTGATTGCAACCAGCGCGTACAGCGGAGATGGCGTGGATGCCGTGAAGGCTGCGGTGGAGGCGGGAAAGACCTGTTGCCTGCTAGGGTCGTCGGGGGTCGGAAAGACGACGCTGACCAATCTGCTGCTGGGGCGTGAGCTTTTCGCGACACAGCATGTGAGCGCCACGGGGGAAGGCAGGCATCAGACGACGCGCCGTCAGATGGTCATACTCTCCGGTGGCGGGCTGCTGGTCGATACTCCCGGCATGCGGGAATTCGGCGTCATCGGCCCGGAATCGGAAGAGGGTTTCGTGGGTGAGGCCGTTGAACGGCTTGCCGGGTCATGCCGGTTTCACGATTGCCGGCACGAGCGTGAACCGGGCTGCGCGGTGCGGGCAGCCCTAGAGGCGGGCACTCTCTCGCAGGAGCGCTACGACAACTACATCAGGCTGCGGAAAGAGGCTGCGTTCGGTGCCCTGTCGTTGCATGAGAGAAGACATAGGGACAAGAACTTCAGCAAGCTCGTCAAATCAGTGAAGAAACAGCGATGA
- a CDS encoding tetratricopeptide repeat protein translates to MSSSGIALWLCWQGDLNPAVPQTLQDYGGMTVVAERDQALWYFFSSDVFLALARLHIWAKFNNLPVAVQVLPAKLLLGMRREVGLSLDSALTAQEVLVPQSFTVWVHGRARESAIGIPGISMERTASLQGMANAEWSGFGADPRMPYQSTLGWYAVLHPLGNPLDKKFQAGWRDFFAEIEGVLQRHRLKFILHEQFLIFSLDNLRQFRLWVRDLLHLVREIKEQRPTRYWPCVSVIVDRKGFNFNNELPRKIRVDWEQLMPDFPHMSYRNAYLLGEGFTIHDVRFSVEHTSMDDWSNVGLDEEGGNGGMLPLLVSGRLLAGTGHGCFYCGMRNHETTSCPTRNMKGNDRDALSALQMMDFDTINAGFKGIEDALTAGVEEGFSQLAGASGAEGVLMRAIFALNSAVQLRFIPGMWLARGKDYPRGLEEQAPHDDNPVWDLYHRFAGADLIPLEKELGPVIARNPRDYRSRTLQGFIALERGDPTRALALWKEAATLCNTPLQQAWHDFLQGRLHEMQGRYPQANECYRQAVRLCPLWIDAEYRQTVCQVKMGFADQALGHVFNLIQRDPAIFNRLLVDPELERGHLQLFSALTIPWGEAEKRAAEDRQGLDRLLGEVGAWFPDEHPFTLHATERIGVLRQIADSRSFVAFQMLINGCASIERELQARVAREGRELKERFKGYMERLTRVRDEAAWFPFPSLLIEFNRDYNKCAANLNWAIRTHFQTAESFKKAQATVETEMDRIKKLESRLKFLRIVRDATLFTLFMGRTFMWMEIGILLCILVVLPLSIYYGDKAGASWALGLASAEKWQVQKLLIMFFSLFALGLAALRTALSFEKRKDRLFREAQEKANKR, encoded by the coding sequence ATGAGCTCGTCGGGGATCGCCCTGTGGCTATGCTGGCAGGGCGACCTCAATCCGGCAGTGCCGCAGACATTGCAGGATTATGGCGGCATGACCGTGGTCGCGGAGCGCGACCAGGCATTGTGGTACTTCTTCTCGTCTGATGTCTTTCTGGCCCTGGCCCGTCTGCACATCTGGGCGAAGTTCAACAATCTTCCCGTTGCGGTACAGGTGTTGCCAGCCAAGCTGCTGCTGGGAATGCGGCGCGAGGTCGGCCTTTCGCTCGATAGCGCCCTGACAGCACAAGAGGTGCTCGTCCCGCAGTCGTTCACGGTCTGGGTTCATGGGCGAGCGCGAGAGTCGGCCATCGGCATACCGGGCATCTCCATGGAACGCACGGCCTCGTTGCAGGGCATGGCCAATGCCGAATGGAGCGGTTTTGGTGCAGACCCGCGCATGCCTTACCAGTCCACGCTGGGATGGTATGCCGTATTGCACCCTCTCGGCAATCCTCTGGACAAGAAGTTCCAGGCTGGCTGGCGCGATTTCTTCGCCGAAATCGAGGGAGTGTTGCAGCGGCACAGGCTCAAGTTCATCCTGCACGAGCAGTTTCTCATCTTCTCACTGGACAACCTGCGCCAGTTCAGACTCTGGGTGCGCGACCTGCTGCACCTTGTCCGCGAGATAAAGGAGCAGCGTCCCACCCGTTACTGGCCTTGTGTGAGCGTCATCGTCGACCGCAAGGGGTTTAACTTCAACAATGAACTGCCTCGGAAGATACGGGTCGACTGGGAACAGCTCATGCCCGACTTCCCGCACATGAGCTACCGCAACGCCTACCTGCTGGGTGAGGGGTTCACCATCCACGATGTGCGCTTCTCGGTGGAACACACCAGCATGGACGACTGGAGCAATGTCGGGCTGGACGAGGAGGGCGGCAACGGCGGCATGCTGCCGCTGCTGGTTTCGGGGCGTCTGCTGGCAGGAACGGGGCACGGTTGCTTCTATTGCGGAATGCGCAATCATGAGACCACGTCATGCCCCACCCGTAATATGAAGGGGAACGACCGGGACGCCCTGTCGGCGTTGCAGATGATGGACTTCGACACCATCAACGCCGGTTTCAAGGGCATCGAGGATGCACTCACCGCAGGTGTTGAAGAGGGGTTCTCACAGCTTGCAGGGGCCTCGGGGGCCGAGGGCGTGCTCATGCGCGCCATCTTCGCCCTGAATTCGGCCGTACAGCTTCGTTTCATCCCCGGCATGTGGCTGGCGCGGGGCAAGGACTACCCGCGCGGGCTTGAAGAACAGGCCCCTCATGACGACAATCCGGTATGGGACCTCTATCACCGCTTTGCGGGTGCCGACCTCATCCCTCTCGAAAAGGAACTGGGGCCAGTCATCGCCCGCAACCCTCGCGACTATCGGTCTCGAACCCTTCAGGGGTTCATCGCCCTTGAACGGGGAGACCCCACCCGAGCGCTGGCACTGTGGAAAGAGGCCGCAACGCTGTGCAACACCCCGTTGCAGCAGGCATGGCACGATTTCTTGCAAGGGCGGCTGCATGAGATGCAGGGGCGCTATCCGCAGGCCAATGAATGCTACAGGCAGGCCGTCCGTCTCTGTCCCCTGTGGATTGACGCGGAATACAGGCAGACGGTGTGTCAGGTGAAGATGGGTTTCGCCGACCAGGCACTGGGGCATGTGTTCAATCTCATCCAGCGTGACCCTGCCATCTTCAATCGTCTGCTGGTCGACCCCGAACTCGAACGGGGGCACCTGCAACTCTTTTCAGCCCTGACCATTCCGTGGGGCGAGGCGGAAAAGCGCGCAGCGGAAGACAGGCAAGGGCTGGACAGGCTGCTTGGCGAGGTGGGGGCGTGGTTCCCCGATGAGCATCCGTTCACGCTGCATGCCACCGAACGCATCGGTGTGTTGCGCCAGATTGCCGATTCCAGGAGTTTTGTGGCGTTCCAGATGCTGATCAATGGCTGTGCCAGCATCGAACGTGAGCTTCAGGCGCGTGTCGCCCGTGAGGGAAGGGAGTTGAAGGAGCGGTTCAAGGGCTATATGGAACGCCTCACCCGCGTTCGGGACGAGGCCGCATGGTTTCCCTTTCCCAGTCTGCTCATCGAATTCAACCGCGATTACAACAAGTGCGCAGCCAACCTCAACTGGGCCATCCGCACCCATTTCCAGACGGCAGAATCGTTCAAGAAGGCGCAGGCGACCGTCGAGACGGAGATGGACCGCATCAAGAAGCTCGAATCGCGTCTCAAGTTCCTGCGTATCGTCCGTGATGCCACGCTGTTCACGCTGTTCATGGGACGTACGTTCATGTGGATGGAGATAGGCATTCTGCTGTGCATACTCGTTGTGCTTCCCCTGTCCATCTACTACGGCGACAAGGCGGGAGCCTCGTGGGCGTTGGGGCTTGCCAGCGCGGAAAAGTGGCAGGTGCAGAAGCTGCTTATCATGTTCTTCAGCCTCTTTGCCCTCGGCCTTGCGGCATTGCGCACGGCACTGTCCTTCGAAAAGCGCAAGGACAGGCTGTTCCGTGAGGCGCAGGAAAAGGCCAACAAGCGATAG